From the genome of Bacteroidia bacterium, one region includes:
- a CDS encoding 30S ribosomal protein S12 has translation MPTIQQLVRKGRKKLPNRSKSAALDSCPQRRGVCTRVYTTTPKKPNSALRKVAKVRLTNQTEVIAYIPGEGHNLQEHSIVLVRGGRVKDLPGVRYHIVRGSLDTAGVEGRKQRRSKYGAKKPKAGAAKPAAK, from the coding sequence ATGCCAACCATTCAACAACTTGTCCGGAAAGGACGTAAAAAGTTGCCCAACCGCAGCAAGAGTGCGGCTCTGGATTCGTGTCCACAGCGACGTGGCGTTTGCACGCGCGTGTACACAACTACTCCCAAAAAGCCAAACTCTGCGTTACGTAAAGTTGCCAAGGTGCGTCTCACCAATCAAACGGAAGTGATTGCTTACATTCCGGGGGAAGGACATAACCTGCAGGAACACTCGATCGTGCTTGTGCGCGGCGGAAGGGTAAAGGATCTGCCAGGTGTGCGTTACCACATTGTTCGTGGTTCGCTCGACACGGCAGGTGTAGAAGGAAGAAAGCAACGCAGAAGCAAGTATGGCGCAAAGAAGCCCAAGGCCGGCGCCGCCAAACCTGCTGCGAAGTAA
- the rpsG gene encoding 30S ribosomal protein S7, which produces MRKARAKKRILLPDPKFNDTLVTRFVNNMMYDGKRGKSFNSFYDAISIVEEKTGQPGLDTWKKALNNVMPAVEVRSRRVGGATFQIPQEIRPERRVALGIKWMISYSRLRGEKSMAAKLAGEIIAAAKEEGAAFKKKEDTHKMAEANKAYSHFRL; this is translated from the coding sequence ATGAGAAAAGCTAGAGCAAAGAAACGGATTCTTCTCCCCGACCCGAAGTTCAACGATACGCTTGTAACGCGTTTCGTGAACAACATGATGTACGATGGGAAACGAGGTAAATCATTCAATTCTTTCTATGATGCGATTTCCATCGTGGAGGAGAAAACCGGGCAGCCCGGGCTCGACACCTGGAAGAAGGCACTCAACAATGTGATGCCTGCGGTGGAAGTCCGCAGCCGCCGCGTGGGTGGAGCTACGTTCCAGATCCCGCAGGAGATTCGCCCTGAGCGCCGGGTGGCACTCGGAATCAAATGGATGATTTCCTATTCCCGCCTTCGCGGTGAAAAATCAATGGCAGCAAAACTCGCCGGGGAGATCATCGCTGCTGCAAAAGAAGAAGGTGCTGCGTTTAAAAAGAAAGAAGATACCCATAAAATGGCAGAAGCCAACAAGGCTTACTCTCATTTCCGCTTATAA